One Streptomyces hundungensis DNA segment encodes these proteins:
- the pip gene encoding prolyl aminopeptidase — protein MTFPETAPYDHGTLDTGDGNLVHWEVCGNPGGKPAVVVHGGPGSGAGPSWRRYFDPARYRVVLFDQRGCGRSTPSAGEATTDLATNTTHHLMADMEQLREHLGIAKWLVFGGSWGATLGLAYAQAHPDRVSEVVLFSIATTSRAEVDWITEGVGGHFPEAWAEFRDAARPGEGERLVDAYARLLADPDPAVREEAARNWCRWEDTHVRAPGARLPESFGGSRYADPAFRMTFARLVTHYWRHAAWLEDGQLLRGASELGKIPGVLITGGQDLSSPPDPARALADRWPGCELLAIDDAGHGLSHADMGAAAQDALDRFARS, from the coding sequence ATGACCTTTCCCGAGACAGCCCCGTACGACCACGGCACGCTCGACACCGGTGACGGCAACCTCGTCCACTGGGAGGTGTGCGGAAACCCCGGCGGAAAGCCGGCCGTCGTGGTGCACGGCGGGCCCGGCTCGGGAGCGGGGCCGTCCTGGCGCCGCTACTTCGACCCGGCGCGCTACCGCGTGGTCCTCTTCGACCAGCGGGGCTGCGGCCGCTCCACGCCGTCCGCCGGTGAGGCGACGACGGACCTCGCCACCAACACCACCCACCATCTGATGGCGGACATGGAGCAGCTGCGCGAGCACCTCGGCATCGCCAAGTGGCTGGTGTTCGGCGGGTCTTGGGGCGCCACGCTCGGACTCGCGTACGCGCAGGCTCACCCGGACCGGGTCAGCGAGGTCGTCCTCTTCTCGATCGCGACGACCAGCCGCGCCGAGGTGGACTGGATCACCGAGGGGGTGGGGGGCCACTTCCCCGAGGCGTGGGCCGAGTTCCGCGACGCGGCGCGGCCCGGCGAGGGCGAGCGACTGGTCGACGCGTACGCCCGGCTGCTCGCCGACCCCGATCCCGCCGTACGCGAGGAGGCCGCCCGGAACTGGTGCCGCTGGGAGGACACCCATGTGCGGGCGCCCGGGGCGCGACTGCCCGAGAGCTTCGGCGGTTCGCGGTACGCCGACCCCGCCTTCCGGATGACCTTCGCCCGGCTCGTCACCCACTACTGGCGCCATGCGGCCTGGCTCGAAGACGGTCAACTCCTGCGCGGCGCAAGCGAGTTGGGGAAGATACCCGGGGTGCTCATCACCGGCGGGCAGGACCTCAGCTCCCCGCCCGACCCGGCCCGCGCCCTCGCGGACCGCTGGCCGGGCTGTGAACTGCTGGCGATCGACGACGCGGGCCACGGCCTGAGCCACGCGGACATGGGTGCGGCGGCCCAGGACGCCCTCGACCGGTTCGCCCGCTCCTGA
- a CDS encoding LysR family transcriptional regulator has product MTPMPVTHSLYEVFLRVAADRSFTSAAASLGYTQSAVSRQVQSLETELGARLFDRLPRGVRLTEAGRVLLPHAEAVRDRLTAARAELDALRTLDGGLLRIGAFATADAALLPRALAAFRALRPGVSVARTEGPSAKHLRLLAAGDLDVAVVSDTAGQSLDGCTLHHLLDEPMYVALPQGHRLAGRGEVRLSELADEEWVAGSARPEDTLLRSAAEAGFRPRTAYVVQDWIAKQGFVAAGLGVTLLPALAADSVRADITLAGVHPEDVPRRAVYAATPRGLTHSPATSAFLAQLRRSARELMDDVAAR; this is encoded by the coding sequence ATGACTCCCATGCCAGTCACGCATAGCTTGTATGAGGTCTTCCTGCGGGTCGCCGCCGACCGCTCCTTCACCTCGGCCGCCGCCTCGCTCGGCTACACCCAGTCGGCGGTGTCGCGTCAAGTCCAGTCCCTGGAGACCGAGTTGGGGGCGCGGCTCTTCGACCGGCTACCCCGGGGCGTCCGGCTCACCGAGGCCGGACGGGTGCTGCTCCCGCACGCCGAGGCGGTACGCGACCGGCTCACGGCGGCCCGCGCGGAACTCGACGCGCTGCGCACCCTGGACGGCGGACTGTTGCGGATCGGCGCGTTCGCGACGGCCGACGCGGCGTTGCTCCCCCGCGCCCTCGCCGCGTTCCGCGCGCTGCGGCCGGGGGTGAGCGTGGCCCGCACCGAGGGCCCTTCGGCCAAGCATCTGCGGCTGCTCGCGGCCGGGGACCTCGATGTGGCCGTGGTCAGCGACACGGCGGGCCAGTCCCTGGACGGCTGCACCCTGCACCATCTGCTCGACGAGCCCATGTACGTCGCCCTGCCCCAGGGCCATCGGCTCGCGGGCCGGGGCGAGGTGAGGCTGTCCGAGCTCGCCGACGAGGAGTGGGTGGCCGGGTCGGCGCGGCCCGAGGACACCCTGCTGCGCTCCGCCGCCGAGGCGGGCTTTCGGCCACGTACCGCCTATGTCGTCCAGGACTGGATCGCCAAACAGGGCTTCGTCGCGGCGGGCCTCGGGGTGACCCTGCTCCCGGCGCTCGCCGCCGATTCGGTACGCGCCGACATCACGCTGGCCGGGGTCCACCCCGAGGACGTGCCCCGCCGGGCGGTCTACGCGGCGACCCCGCGCGGCCTGACCCACTCCCCCGCCACGTCCGCCTTCCTGGCCCAACTGCGGCGATCGGCGCGGGAGTTGATGGATGACGTCGCCGCCAGGTGA
- a CDS encoding NAD(P)-dependent oxidoreductase, translated as MTTTTIAFLGLGGMGTPMATRLLDAGHSLTVWNRTAARAEGLAARGAAVAATPGDAVRCADVVISMLADPAAVAAVVTSAAPQLRPGTHWIEMSTIGPDAVRDLAGLLPEGVTLLDAPVLGSVDKAAAGELGVLVGGEADGVEKVLGALGTVTRCGPLGSAAALKLVVNTALVGGVVVVAEALALADRLGVPAAMAERTLLASALGGAARRALATEAAFATALAAKDLALATATAPLPVLGAVHDRLGAYPELAARDLARAADRIRAGG; from the coding sequence ATGACAACGACGACGATCGCTTTTCTCGGACTCGGCGGCATGGGCACGCCGATGGCCACCCGGCTCCTCGACGCAGGACACTCGCTGACCGTATGGAACCGCACGGCCGCCCGGGCCGAAGGGCTCGCGGCCCGGGGCGCGGCCGTCGCCGCCACCCCCGGCGACGCGGTCCGCTGTGCCGATGTCGTCATCAGCATGCTCGCCGACCCGGCGGCCGTGGCCGCGGTCGTGACGAGCGCGGCGCCCCAACTGCGGCCGGGCACCCACTGGATCGAGATGTCGACGATCGGGCCGGACGCCGTGCGCGACCTCGCCGGACTCCTGCCCGAGGGCGTGACCCTCCTGGACGCGCCCGTGCTCGGCAGCGTCGACAAGGCGGCCGCGGGTGAGCTGGGCGTCCTGGTGGGCGGTGAGGCGGACGGCGTCGAGAAGGTGCTCGGCGCGCTGGGCACCGTGACGCGCTGCGGGCCGCTCGGCTCGGCCGCCGCGCTCAAACTGGTGGTCAACACGGCCCTGGTCGGCGGTGTGGTCGTTGTCGCCGAGGCGCTCGCCCTCGCCGACCGCCTCGGCGTGCCCGCCGCGATGGCCGAACGGACGCTGCTGGCGAGCGCGTTGGGCGGCGCGGCGCGGCGGGCGCTGGCCACCGAGGCGGCCTTCGCCACGGCGCTGGCCGCCAAGGACCTCGCGCTCGCCACCGCGACGGCGCCGCTTCCGGTGCTGGGCGCGGTGCATGACCGGCTCGGCGCGTATCCGGAACTGGCGGCGCGGGACCTCGCGCGTGCTGCGGACCGTATCCGCGCCGGGGGGTGA
- a CDS encoding pyroglutamyl peptidase, whose protein sequence is MTFCTLLGPAPAQAATGPGQATVEEQRLERPAAKEILERGGFAGVAPGFARELAGARSYEAARRLVEREGSGLWRRAVDRVQGRGPAGGDLSRDDDRPLYWARLGLTRELRLWQPEFTLTQASRAALLDRLEQTSRGQTSVNYPAGGGYKRILLTGFDPFTLDRDIRISNPSGATALALDGTWIRTADGQLARIETMTFPVRWQDFADGVVERALTPVLPKVDAFTTVSQGRVGRIDVERFNGAWRGGFPDNDNASSTGPVPVSDPASQPQWTRTTLPYQDIVAGATGRFPVYDHTDVTEIPAGGSEPVDRPDGPTPGSTARAGGGGDYLSNEIAYRATLLRDRLGLSVPGGHVHAPVLEFGPANTDPATGSVTDPQFVRNRLDIVAQIRAIIRAATR, encoded by the coding sequence ATGACGTTCTGCACGCTGCTCGGCCCGGCCCCCGCGCAGGCGGCGACCGGGCCCGGGCAGGCGACCGTGGAGGAGCAGCGCCTTGAGCGGCCGGCGGCCAAGGAGATCCTGGAGCGCGGCGGATTCGCCGGTGTGGCCCCGGGGTTCGCCCGCGAGCTGGCCGGTGCGCGGTCCTACGAGGCGGCGCGGCGCCTGGTCGAGCGCGAGGGGAGCGGGCTGTGGCGGCGCGCGGTGGACCGGGTGCAGGGCAGGGGGCCCGCGGGTGGCGACCTGAGCCGCGACGACGACCGCCCGCTGTACTGGGCCAGGCTCGGCCTCACCCGTGAACTGCGGCTCTGGCAGCCCGAGTTCACTCTCACCCAGGCGAGCCGCGCGGCCCTCCTGGACCGCTTGGAGCAGACCTCGCGCGGACAGACCAGCGTCAACTACCCCGCGGGCGGCGGCTACAAGCGGATCCTGCTGACCGGCTTCGACCCGTTCACGCTGGACCGCGACATCCGGATCAGCAACCCGTCCGGGGCGACCGCGCTGGCCCTGGACGGCACCTGGATCCGCACCGCCGACGGGCAGCTCGCACGGATCGAGACCATGACGTTCCCGGTGCGCTGGCAGGACTTCGCGGACGGGGTGGTCGAGCGGGCCCTGACACCGGTGCTGCCGAAGGTCGACGCCTTCACCACGGTCAGCCAGGGCCGCGTCGGCCGGATCGACGTCGAGCGGTTCAACGGCGCCTGGCGGGGCGGCTTCCCGGACAACGACAACGCGTCGAGCACCGGGCCGGTCCCGGTGAGCGACCCGGCGTCCCAGCCCCAGTGGACCCGCACGACGCTCCCGTATCAGGACATCGTGGCGGGCGCGACCGGCCGCTTCCCGGTGTACGACCACACCGACGTCACCGAGATCCCGGCCGGCGGGTCGGAGCCGGTGGACCGCCCGGACGGGCCGACTCCGGGCTCGACCGCGCGGGCCGGGGGCGGCGGCGACTACCTCTCCAACGAGATCGCCTACCGCGCCACCCTGCTCCGCGACCGTCTGGGGCTCTCCGTCCCGGGCGGCCATGTACACGCCCCGGTCCTGGAGTTCGGCCCGGCCAACACCGACCCGGCCACGGGCTCGGTGACGGACCCCCAGTTCGTGCGCAACCGCTTGGACATCGTCGCCCAGATACGAGCGATCATCCGAGCGGCCACCCGCTAG
- a CDS encoding TetR/AcrR family transcriptional regulator: protein MARTRSARSEERRADILRAALEVIAERGYRGSSLGAVAERVGLTQQGLLHYFPTKEALLLAVLEERDQWDTGGRRATPGGWRLELLASLVEYNAMRPGIVGTFSALLGESVTEEHPARPFFTRRYAQVRQEMAGVLRAEFGDLLPGGLTPERAAPLLAAVMDGLQFQWLLDPDAVDMADAFRDFMTLLYGPEGPGGPEGPGGSDGSDGSDGS from the coding sequence ATGGCGAGGACCAGGAGCGCCAGAAGCGAGGAGCGGCGCGCGGACATCCTGCGGGCCGCCCTGGAGGTCATCGCGGAACGCGGCTACCGGGGCTCGTCCCTGGGCGCGGTGGCCGAGCGGGTCGGCCTCACCCAGCAGGGCCTGCTGCACTACTTCCCCACCAAGGAGGCCCTGCTCCTGGCCGTCCTGGAGGAGCGGGACCAGTGGGACACCGGGGGCCGGCGGGCCACCCCCGGCGGCTGGCGCCTGGAGCTCCTCGCCTCGCTGGTCGAGTACAACGCGATGCGGCCCGGCATCGTGGGGACGTTTTCGGCCCTGCTCGGCGAGTCCGTGACCGAGGAGCACCCGGCCCGCCCCTTCTTCACCCGCCGTTACGCCCAGGTGCGCCAGGAGATGGCGGGGGTGCTGCGCGCCGAGTTCGGCGACCTGCTGCCCGGCGGGCTCACGCCCGAGCGTGCGGCGCCGCTGCTGGCGGCGGTGATGGACGGCCTCCAGTTCCAGTGGCTGCTCGACCCGGACGCGGTGGACATGGCCGACGCCTTCCGCGACTTCATGACGCTGCTGTACGGCCCGGAGGGACCTGGCGGCCCGGAGGGACCGGGCGGCTCGGACGGCTCGGACGGCTCGGACGGCTCATAA
- a CDS encoding glycoside hydrolase family 3 protein translates to MAGTPVSTPDYSEVVEAALGRLDLEAKARLLAGQDMWSLPALPEIGLGSLVMSDGPIGVRGVRWSADDPSIALPSPTALAATWDPDLARRAGVLLAQEARRKGVHVLLAPTVNLHRSPLGGRHFECYSEDPCLTGEIASGYVGGVQSGGVGTTVKHFVANDAETDRFTVDNVVAPRPLRELYLAPFETIVENAHPWGIMSAYNQVNGTTMTEHHHLQSEVLRGEWGFDGFIVSDWMAARSTVGDILGGLDVAMPGPRTVYGDALAAAVRKGEVDESVVDDAVRNVLRLAARVGILDGVDGAVTELPAALDGPALAREVARRSFVLVRNEGGALPVDPDRIGTVALSGAAARDARVLGGGSATVFPEHVVSPLDGLTAALPAGALTYSVGADPSDELAPADQGFTLRAVCHDADGNVLGAGSLPSGQVQWIGDDLPAGVTHEALHSVEVTGTFTPRESGEHTFGTRGIGAFALTVDGRVLWEGSQSPRDGADPFEAFFGAPAERGRVHLTEGETVEVSLLHTVQGPAGAPLTAVMFSLTHLGPRRDPDELIAEAVEAARAAELAVVVVATTDRVESEGFDRRDLRLPGRQDDLVRAVAAVNPRTVVIVNSGSPVELPWRESVAAVLLSWFPGQEGGAALADVLLGHAEPGGRLPTTWPAALADAPVTEVRPTRGQLPYSEGLFIGYRAYDRHGVTPAYPFGHGLGYTTWEYESLEVTPTHAKVRVRNTGARAGRETVQIYLAPVADPVERPRRWLAGFASVAADAGVAVEVDIPLRGRAFEIWDEGEGAWRFVPGPYEVRACHSLEDVRLAAVLGI, encoded by the coding sequence GTGGCCGGCACACCCGTTTCCACGCCCGACTACAGCGAGGTCGTCGAGGCGGCCCTCGGCAGGCTCGATCTGGAGGCCAAGGCCCGGCTGCTCGCCGGGCAGGACATGTGGTCGCTGCCCGCGCTGCCCGAGATCGGGCTCGGCTCGCTCGTCATGTCCGACGGCCCGATCGGGGTGCGCGGGGTCCGCTGGAGCGCGGACGACCCCTCGATCGCGCTGCCCTCGCCGACCGCGCTCGCCGCGACCTGGGACCCGGACCTCGCCCGCCGCGCCGGGGTGCTGCTCGCCCAGGAGGCCCGCCGCAAGGGCGTCCACGTCCTGCTCGCGCCGACCGTCAACCTGCACCGCTCGCCGCTCGGCGGCCGCCACTTCGAGTGCTACTCCGAGGACCCCTGCCTCACGGGCGAGATCGCCTCCGGTTACGTGGGCGGCGTCCAGAGCGGCGGCGTCGGCACCACCGTCAAGCACTTCGTCGCCAACGACGCCGAGACCGACCGCTTCACCGTCGACAACGTCGTGGCCCCCCGCCCGCTGCGCGAGCTCTACCTCGCCCCGTTCGAGACCATCGTGGAAAACGCCCACCCCTGGGGCATCATGTCCGCCTACAACCAGGTCAACGGCACCACCATGACCGAACACCACCACCTCCAGAGCGAGGTGCTGCGCGGCGAATGGGGCTTCGACGGGTTCATCGTCTCGGACTGGATGGCCGCCCGTTCCACCGTCGGCGACATCCTCGGCGGCCTCGACGTCGCCATGCCGGGCCCCCGCACCGTGTACGGGGACGCGCTCGCCGCCGCCGTCCGCAAGGGCGAGGTGGACGAGTCGGTCGTCGACGACGCCGTACGCAACGTGCTGCGGCTCGCCGCCCGCGTCGGCATCCTCGACGGCGTCGACGGGGCCGTCACCGAACTCCCCGCCGCCCTCGACGGCCCGGCGCTCGCCCGCGAGGTGGCCCGCCGCTCCTTCGTCCTCGTACGCAACGAAGGCGGTGCCCTGCCCGTCGACCCGGACCGCATCGGCACGGTGGCGCTCAGCGGCGCCGCGGCCCGCGATGCCCGGGTGCTCGGCGGCGGCTCCGCCACCGTCTTCCCCGAGCACGTCGTCTCCCCGCTCGACGGCCTCACCGCGGCGCTGCCCGCGGGCGCCCTGACGTACAGCGTCGGCGCCGACCCGAGCGACGAACTCGCCCCCGCCGACCAGGGGTTCACGCTCCGCGCGGTCTGCCACGACGCCGACGGGAACGTCCTGGGGGCCGGATCGCTGCCCAGCGGCCAGGTCCAGTGGATCGGCGACGACCTGCCCGCCGGGGTCACCCACGAGGCGCTGCACTCCGTCGAGGTCACCGGCACCTTCACCCCGCGCGAGAGTGGCGAGCACACCTTCGGCACCCGGGGCATCGGCGCGTTCGCGCTCACCGTCGACGGGCGCGTCCTGTGGGAGGGCAGCCAGTCCCCGCGCGACGGCGCCGACCCGTTCGAGGCGTTCTTCGGCGCCCCCGCCGAACGCGGGCGCGTCCACCTCACCGAGGGCGAGACCGTCGAGGTGTCGCTCCTGCACACCGTGCAGGGGCCGGCCGGCGCCCCGCTCACGGCCGTGATGTTCTCGCTCACCCACCTCGGCCCGCGGCGCGACCCGGACGAACTGATCGCCGAGGCCGTCGAGGCGGCGCGGGCGGCCGAGCTCGCCGTGGTGGTGGTCGCCACCACCGACCGCGTCGAGTCCGAGGGCTTCGACCGGCGCGATCTGCGCCTTCCCGGGCGCCAGGACGACCTCGTCCGCGCGGTCGCCGCCGTCAACCCCCGGACCGTCGTGATCGTCAACTCCGGCTCCCCGGTGGAGCTTCCCTGGCGCGAGTCCGTGGCGGCGGTGCTCCTGAGCTGGTTCCCCGGCCAGGAGGGCGGCGCCGCCCTCGCCGACGTGCTGCTCGGCCACGCCGAGCCCGGCGGACGCCTGCCCACCACCTGGCCGGCCGCCCTCGCCGACGCCCCCGTCACCGAGGTCCGCCCGACGCGGGGCCAACTCCCTTACTCCGAGGGCCTGTTCATCGGCTACCGGGCCTACGACCGGCACGGGGTGACCCCCGCCTACCCCTTCGGGCACGGGCTCGGCTACACCACCTGGGAGTACGAGTCCCTGGAGGTGACACCCACCCACGCCAAGGTCCGGGTCCGCAACACGGGGGCCCGGGCCGGCCGCGAGACCGTCCAGATCTATCTGGCACCCGTCGCCGACCCGGTCGAGCGCCCGCGGCGCTGGCTGGCCGGGTTCGCCTCCGTGGCGGCGGACGCGGGCGTCGCGGTGGAGGTCGATATCCCGCTGCGCGGGCGGGCGTTCGAGATCTGGGACGAGGGGGAGGGGGCGTGGCGCTTCGTGCCCGGGCCGTACGAGGTGCGGGCGTGCCACTCCCTGGAGGATGTTCGCCTGGCGGCGGTGCTGGGGATTTAA
- a CDS encoding IS5 family transposase (programmed frameshift), producing the protein MVGIVERLVPDELWELFQRVVPEAPSRPQGGGRRRHGDREVLAAIVFVATSGCTWQQLPSASFGPSGATAHRRFSEWSKARVWAKLHRLVLDELGARGELDWSRCAIDSVNMRALKKGDLTGPNPVDRGKYGSKIHLITERSGLPISVGISGANLHDSQALIPLVKGIPPIRSRRGPRRRKPSKLHADKGYDYAHLRQWLRERGITHRIARKGVESSQRLGRHRWTVERTMAWLAGCRRLHRRYERKADHFLAFTSIACTLICYRRLAK; encoded by the exons ATGGTGGGGATCGTTGAGCGTCTGGTGCCGGACGAGTTGTGGGAGTTGTTCCAGCGGGTGGTGCCGGAGGCGCCGTCGAGGCCGCAGGGCGGTGGTCGGCGTCGGCACGGGGACCGGGAGGTGCTGGCCGCGATTGTCTTCGTGGCCACGTCGGGTTGTACCTGGCAGCAGCTGCCTTCGGCGTCGTTCGGGCCGTCCGGAGCGACCGCCCACCGGCGGTTCTCGGAGTGGTCGAAGGCCAGAGTGTGGGCCAAGCTCCACCGCCTGGTCCTCGACGAACTCGGCGCCCGCGGCGAACTGGACTGGTCTAGGTGCGCGATCGACTCGGTGAACATGCGGGCCCTGAAAA AGGGGGACCTGACGGGTCCGAATCCTGTCGACCGGGGCAAGTACGGCTCGAAGATCCACCTGATCACCGAACGGTCCGGTCTGCCCATATCCGTCGGAATCTCCGGGGCCAACCTGCACGACAGTCAGGCCCTGATCCCGCTCGTGAAGGGCATCCCGCCGATCCGCTCGCGCCGCGGCCCGCGCCGCCGCAAGCCCAGCAAACTCCACGCCGACAAGGGCTACGACTACGCCCACCTGCGGCAATGGTTACGCGAACGCGGCATCACCCACCGCATCGCCCGCAAGGGAGTCGAGTCCTCGCAACGGCTGGGCCGCCACCGCTGGACCGTGGAACGCACCATGGCCTGGCTCGCCGGCTGCCGACGACTCCACCGCCGCTACGAACGCAAGGCCGACCACTTCCTCGCCTTCACCAGCATCGCCTGCACCCTCATCTGCTACCGCCGACTCGCCAAATGA
- a CDS encoding SGNH/GDSL hydrolase family protein has translation MQDSRRSRRVRAAAALLAASALALTAGCESGGGSSAASPAASKKPSPSPSPAWNRSPASIAAIGDSITRGFDACQVLADCPEVSWATGSDPAVDSLAVRLLGPAAPAHSWNYAKTGARMADLPAQMERAAAQHPGLVTVMTGANDACRDDVAAMTPVASFRADFETSLRKLRAVSPTSQVYVSSVPDLKRLWSTGRGSPLGKQIWKLGICRSMLADADDLGPAATRRREAVYERVVAYNEVLRGVCAGDRRCRYDGGAVFAYAFGGTQLSPWDWFHPSRDGQARLAEIAYAQVTAPS, from the coding sequence ATGCAGGACAGCCGCCGGAGCCGTCGCGTCCGCGCCGCGGCCGCCCTTCTCGCCGCGTCGGCCCTCGCCCTGACCGCGGGTTGCGAGTCCGGCGGGGGCTCGTCCGCGGCGAGCCCGGCCGCCTCCAAGAAGCCGTCGCCGAGCCCCTCCCCCGCGTGGAACCGCAGCCCGGCGTCGATCGCGGCGATCGGTGACTCGATCACCCGCGGCTTCGACGCCTGCCAGGTGCTCGCCGACTGCCCGGAGGTCTCCTGGGCCACCGGCAGCGATCCCGCCGTCGACTCGCTCGCGGTACGCCTGCTCGGCCCGGCGGCCCCCGCACACAGCTGGAACTACGCCAAGACCGGCGCCAGGATGGCCGATCTGCCGGCCCAGATGGAGCGGGCGGCCGCCCAGCACCCGGGTCTTGTCACGGTGATGACGGGGGCGAACGACGCCTGCCGTGACGATGTGGCGGCCATGACGCCGGTGGCGTCCTTCCGCGCCGACTTCGAGACGTCCCTGCGCAAGCTGCGCGCGGTGTCCCCGACGTCCCAGGTGTACGTGTCGAGCGTGCCCGATCTGAAGCGGCTGTGGTCGACGGGGCGCGGCAGCCCGCTCGGCAAGCAGATCTGGAAGCTGGGGATCTGCCGGTCGATGCTGGCCGACGCGGATGATCTGGGGCCGGCGGCGACGCGGCGGCGGGAGGCGGTGTACGAGCGGGTCGTGGCGTACAACGAGGTGCTTCGGGGGGTGTGTGCGGGGGATCGGCGGTGCCGGTACGACGGGGGGGCGGTCTTTGCGTACGCGTTCGGGGGTACGCAGCTCAGCCCCTGGGACTGGTTCCACCCCAGCCGCGACGGCCAGGCCCGCCTGGCCGAAATAGCCTACGCCCAGGTAACAGCCCCCTCCTGA
- a CDS encoding DUF3145 domain-containing protein, with amino-acid sequence MTTRGVLYVHSAPRALCPHVEWAVAGVLGVRVQLDWIRQPASPGTWRAEFSWRGEPGTASKLASALRGWHLLRFEVTAEPCATAEGERYSATPDLGIFHAVTGIHGDILIPEDRLRAALARSVQGETDLEAEIAKLLGKPWDDELEPFRYAGEGAPVRWLHQVV; translated from the coding sequence GTGACGACACGTGGAGTTCTCTACGTCCACTCCGCCCCGCGCGCGCTGTGCCCGCACGTCGAATGGGCGGTGGCCGGCGTTCTGGGGGTGCGCGTCCAGCTCGACTGGATCCGCCAGCCCGCCTCGCCCGGCACCTGGAGAGCCGAGTTCTCCTGGCGGGGCGAACCGGGGACGGCTTCCAAGCTCGCCTCCGCGCTGCGCGGCTGGCACCTGCTGCGCTTCGAGGTCACGGCCGAGCCCTGCGCCACCGCCGAGGGCGAGCGCTACAGCGCCACGCCCGACCTCGGCATCTTCCACGCCGTGACCGGCATCCACGGCGACATCCTGATCCCCGAGGACCGGCTGCGGGCCGCGCTCGCCCGCTCCGTCCAGGGCGAGACCGACCTGGAGGCCGAGATCGCCAAGCTGCTCGGCAAGCCCTGGGACGACGAACTGGAGCCCTTCCGCTACGCGGGAGAGGGCGCCCCGGTGCGCTGGCTGCACCAGGTCGTCTGA
- a CDS encoding beta-ketoacyl-[acyl-carrier-protein] synthase family protein — protein sequence MSSTNRTVVVTGIGATTPLGGDTASTWEGLLAGRSGVRPLEGERFAELPVRIAAPAAVDPGEVLPRPLARKLDRSAQFALIAAKEAWADAGFTAPAGDEAGIAPERLGTVIASGIGGVTTLLDQYDVLKEKGVRRVSPHTVPMLMPNGPSANVGLEVNARAGVHTPVSACASGAEAIGYAVEMIRTGRADVVVAGGTEAAIHPLPIAAFANMMAMSKNNDHPEHASRPYDKGRDGFVLGEGAGVVILESAEHAAKRGARVYCEVLGQGLSADSHHIAQPEPTGRGVAAAVQNLLDSTDLKPAEVVHLNAHATSTPQGDIAEIKALRKVLGDDLDHVAISATKSMTGHLLGGAGGIETVATVLALYHRLAPPTINIEELDDEVDPALVSSEVRKLPEGSISAINNSFGFGGHNVVLAFRSV from the coding sequence GTGAGCTCGACCAATCGCACCGTGGTCGTCACCGGTATCGGCGCAACCACACCGCTGGGTGGCGACACCGCCTCGACCTGGGAAGGTCTGCTGGCGGGACGCTCCGGTGTCCGCCCCCTGGAGGGCGAGCGCTTCGCCGAACTGCCGGTCAGGATCGCGGCTCCGGCCGCGGTCGACCCCGGTGAGGTGCTGCCCCGCCCGCTCGCCCGCAAGCTGGACCGCTCGGCGCAGTTCGCGCTGATCGCGGCCAAGGAGGCCTGGGCGGACGCGGGCTTCACCGCTCCGGCGGGCGACGAGGCCGGCATCGCACCCGAGCGGCTCGGCACGGTCATCGCGTCGGGCATCGGCGGTGTCACCACCCTGCTCGACCAGTACGACGTGCTGAAGGAGAAGGGCGTACGCCGCGTCTCCCCGCACACCGTGCCCATGCTCATGCCGAACGGCCCGTCGGCCAACGTCGGCCTGGAGGTGAACGCCCGGGCGGGCGTCCACACCCCCGTCTCCGCGTGCGCCTCGGGTGCCGAGGCCATCGGGTACGCCGTCGAGATGATCCGCACCGGCCGCGCCGACGTCGTGGTCGCCGGCGGTACCGAGGCGGCCATCCACCCGCTGCCCATCGCGGCGTTCGCCAACATGATGGCGATGTCCAAGAACAACGACCACCCCGAGCACGCCTCGCGCCCCTACGACAAGGGCCGTGACGGCTTCGTCCTGGGTGAGGGCGCCGGTGTGGTGATCCTGGAGTCCGCCGAGCACGCCGCCAAGCGCGGGGCCCGGGTCTACTGCGAGGTGCTCGGCCAGGGCCTGTCGGCCGACAGCCACCACATCGCGCAGCCCGAGCCGACCGGCCGGGGCGTCGCCGCCGCGGTGCAGAACCTGCTCGACTCCACCGACCTCAAGCCGGCCGAGGTGGTCCACCTCAACGCGCACGCCACCTCGACGCCGCAGGGCGACATCGCCGAGATCAAGGCGCTGCGCAAGGTGCTCGGCGACGACCTGGACCATGTCGCGATCTCCGCGACGAAGTCGATGACCGGCCACCTCCTCGGCGGCGCGGGCGGCATCGAGACCGTCGCCACGGTGCTCGCGCTGTACCACCGCCTGGCTCCGCCGACCATCAACATCGAGGAGCTCGACGACGAGGTCGACCCGGCTCTGGTCAGCAGCGAGGTGCGCAAGCTCCCCGAGGGTTCGATCTCCGCGATCAACAACTCGTTCGGCTTCGGCGGCCACAACGTGGTGCTCGCCTTCCGCTCGGTCTGA